In Brassica napus cultivar Da-Ae chromosome A3, Da-Ae, whole genome shotgun sequence, the sequence gTACATAAACTCAAAAcgacatataaaataaaatggaggGAGTATAGTTTTCCACGAAAACATACTCTTCACTTCTATGAAGTTGATCATATCATCATAATCATTAATATCGACAATTTCCTAGCTAGTATCTTTGAGTTTAAATTTGTTCAAATAATAATCTTACTACTTGTCTTTAAATATGAATCTTCTGACTGTTTCCTTACCAAACCATTCCAAAACAATATCAATGCATTATTCAGCAAAGTttcttgtttagttttaaatagtTCTAGAAAAAGTTTATTAGGTGATTTTCCTTGGTGTCAATATTTGTTAATGTCACAAGTAAAACTGCAAAATTGATCAAGATCATCATTAGTGGTAATGCTGATCAATACGAGAAAAATATTTGGCGaataaaaaatgcaaaaaatagcTATGTATTAGCCAGGGCCGGCTTATTCACTAATGGGTCCTGTGctccaaaaaaaatttcaatattgttattatatttttataaatccaaaattaaagccttaattatgtatgttttttaacaaacaaaatcctagttctttaataaaaattacagaaaaaatgAAGGATCTAGTACAAAACCACTTCCAGCACATGTGTAAAGCAGTACTGGTATTAGCAGtacattgtttttttatatatcttagTGCACCGCATAAAAAACAATGCACTGCTACTCAAACACCATGCCTGTTCAAGTAAATGTTAGACTTTCATTTGTTCAAGTAAATGTTAGACTTTCATGGTTGGAGTGCTATAATTAAATTAGGTGGTTTGCGTATTTAGCTTTTATACATCACTGAGTGAATATTTATTTCATGATTTTAACGATATTTACTTTGGTTATTTGATTTTCAGTTATtgagaaaatattttagtacgggcaattttcagtttattttctttttaacatttGTAGACACTATTTTCATCACTAAATACTTCACACTACCTATGAATTGGATAATATACTCAGCATATCAAATATTGAATTAGGTCCGAACAACACTGATTTTAGTTGTAATCCAATACACTTGCTAAACAATGCCAAGTAGTTTCAGAACTTTATTCATCtttccaaaacaaaacaaaacaaaacgtaAAGTTTTCGGAGAGAGAAAATATTGCGCCAAGCAAACGAAAAAGCGCTACAGCTATTAAAAATCAAAGGGATCCCAGATAATATGGAACTGAACTCTTCTAAACAAAAGTAACAGAATGATTTAAGTTTTTCTGAGGTAACCcaatctttggatctctcacaCCCCTTCAAAGTAACTGATGCATGCACTGTTGCATTACAGGCTCCTCTCTCCTCTGCCTCTTCAAGTACCTGTTACAAGTTACAAGACAACTTTACAAATCAGGAATAAGACCCTGAGATCATATTCATAGACCTCTGTGTTTTAAATGGCGCATGGCGCTCTAAGGCGAGGAGGTTGGAGCCATGCGCCATGGCGCTACAAGGCGCTCGCCTTATGGTTAGAATGCTTTCAAACGTGGTTTAGTTATATACAGCTTTAGAGAACTTATATATGCATTGACAGATGTTCttaggttagaacttagaagTGTATGTGTTAGCTACAGACGTGTAACTATTTATATGGTTACATACAGAGGATAGTCATAGAGTAGACTCGTATATAACACTAGTACAGTCAGCTATACCAAACTGTCTTATTTATACACACTAATATAGTCAGCAACAAGTTAGTCATGCACACTAATATAGTCAGCtatgtacacatatataaaccccaaaacaccaaaacaaagaacttgaaactaaaaaaaacaaaattcaattgATCAAATCCAACAAAACCTAAAACTCTGAAGATCTAAGCATTATGTTTTAAGGATATTTAAATGGTCGAGAAAGTAGTGATAGAGTTCCAAGATGTTTTAAGGGTTCCGTCAAAGTAGTGTTTTAACGGAAACGCGCGCCTTTGAACCAAGGCGCTTATATTTAAGCCAATGACGCACCATGGCGAGCGCCTTGAGGAACTAGGGCTCGCCTTAGAGGACTGAGGCGCTGGGACCATCGCCACAGTGCGCCTTGCGCCTTGGCGCAAAAGGCGATCGCCTTTTAAAACACAGATAGACCTTAAGGGCAGACATTCCCAACATCCAATTATTCTTCGCCAGCATATATTCTCGGTATTGGTTTCACAGAATATAACCTTTTCAGTATGATAACCAAAGACTGATTgttcaaaaataacaaaacaactcagagaacaatcaaacaaaaacacaagAAGTTGTTGCAATAAACCAAATTCAATTAGGATTAAAGTCAAGAAGTATGCAAATTATTTCAAGTCAATTGAAACAGAGTCTACTCTTCAATTCCAAGACAAATCTAACTAAAAGAGGTCGAGTAAGGACATCAAGAAGCTCCACAGTGTTGTGAAAATTAAAGACATtcagaaaaaaacaacaactcaCAAAGAGGACAATTAGCGATCTTGACAAGTGCGTCGGAAGGTACCGTTTGGCAGCTCGCAGAAAGCACGCAAATTAACATTGAGATGAGAGGTGAGCTGAGAGGCAGCCACAACACTGTACAGAGGCAAGAAAGACTGCGTGCAACCAAGCGCTCCTAGATTCCTGAAACGAATCAGAAGACAAAAAATGTTGATGCAATTCTTAGAATCTATAAGGCGATGAAGCGAATCAGGAGGGAGCTAGGTCAAACCTGGAAGGAGATGAAAAGGAGAAGCGACGGCCAGGTGAAGAGGATGGGGAAGGGCGGAGGCGAGGAAGCGCCGTCGTAGGGGTACGGAGAGACGGTGCTCTTGCGGTGGCGGCGGCGAAGGAACGGGCAGCGGATCGTGCATTGCGCCAAGCCATTTTTGGTGACTGTATGGAGAAAATGTGAAtctcactgatttttttttgctaggGTTTACGAGAGAGGGGAGAAAGtagaaattttcatttttcattttgtagCCCAAGTTTAATCACTAAAGTCTAAGGCCCATTAAGATAAGTGACATAGCCCAAAAGAGTAAGACGGGAGATGTGATTGTGTTTGAGGCTTTGAGCGAGGAGTTAGTTAGTGTCTGACTTACTTGGTGGTGGTGTAGCCCCCAGCAGTTGTAATGCGGGGCTAGAAAGCTATGAACGTGGATGGTTTACAGGTTTAAATGTTATTAATCGATTTGGAAAACTGGTATAAGAGTTAGAAATTGGTGAAATACGTATAGTTGGTTGACTATCAAATACAATAAacgtataataataaattaacaatatttatgtttaatctaattattaaaattattttttattataaaataaaattatttttataaaatctcaTTAGGTTGGATCTATTGTTTTATTTGAATCTAACATTCAGAAACATACAAAAGTAAGATAAGtggtaagaaatacatgagacaaaacgaGGAAAagttgatataaagtttggtgtctTCAAGTTTAAATAGATTGAAGAGTTTTAAAAggagaaatattacatttttgttatagccatttgaaaaaaaaataggaaatgagtttattttcttatataaagaGACAAAATTCCAATCAAATTAAGGTTTTGAATGGTGACCAATGAACGAAAGTGAACACTGAATTCCatatcgtttaaaaaaaaatcaccattcacaaggaatagttaaatatattttttgtattaattttatCATGATTTacattgttaaatatttttttgttttataaaatatgaatGTAGGTACACGAAATATTATTGTAAAAtaggtatataaaatattaatatcaaatggtacaaatataaatatataacttatgcATCAAAAACAAATCACACGCTCAAATAATAcaacatataaatatacattaaaaaaattacacgcTTAGTTTTCCAGTTTTGTTGTAGAAATATTTTCCCAGTTACTGACATATCCAAGTAAATGTTTCACAAAACCTTTTTACAGGATTTCGATAACCTTGACTAGGGGTAACATATCGCTCATTATTCATTGGATCGCAAATGATCTTGCACGGGTTGTCACAAATTGCTGGAGTTGCTTtttttgatgctttcatgcATTGATTTATGACACAATCTTTTATACACACATCTCTTGGCATTGAATCAGAAAATTGTATCGAACAAATCATTGTAAATAAAGTTAAAATCATGAATGCCCTATAAGTTTTATTTAACACTTGAGCTGCCATAAGTACCGTGAATGTGTAATTCAAagtgtttagttttgtttat encodes:
- the BNAA03G38760D gene encoding uncharacterized protein BNAA03G38760D isoform X2, producing the protein MAWRNARSAARSFAAATARAPSLRTPTTALPRLRPSPSSSPGRRFSFSSPSRNLGALGCTQSFLPLYSVVAASQLTSHLNVNLRAFCELPNGT
- the BNAA03G38760D gene encoding uncharacterized protein BNAA03G38760D isoform X1, with protein sequence MAWRNARSAARSFAAATARAPSLRTPTTALPRLRPSPSSSPGRRFSFSSPSRNLGALGCTQSFLPLYSVVAASQLTSHLNVNLRAFCELPNGTFRRTCQDR
- the LOC106442394 gene encoding uncharacterized protein LOC106442394 is translated as MAAQVLNKTYRAFMILTLFTMICSIQFSDSMPRDVCIKDCVINQCMKASKKATPAICDNPCKIICDPMNNERYVTPSQGYRNPVKRFCETFTWICQ